The DNA window GAACCATTATCAATTCGATACACTTCGTCGAGCTAAGCATTCCTCAATGATGATCCTCTATAACCTTCACTGTCTAACGACCACCACCAACAACTGCAGCATCTGCAATATCGGTATAACTGCAGCAGCCAATGGATGGCACTGTGACACCTGTCCCAAATTTAACGTCTGCGATTCATGTTATCAACAAAAAGGTGATAGCTGTCATGTTCATAAGTTGAGTGGACGCACATCCAGTTCCGATGATTGTTTAAAAGTTAAGCAGCTTGTGCAGAAGAAACAAAAAAGTGTTGTAAGTAGGCTAAAACATGCTTCAAACAGTGGATCTAATGTTTTCCTAAAGACTGGCTAACGATGTGTGTGTTTTGATGCAGGAGAAAGAAGCATTGGATCTAATGTTCCATATCTCTAAGTGCACACCGAACAATGAAGGTAGAAATGGAAGCACCTGCTCTTATCCAAACTGCCTTAAGGTAAGAGAGCTCTTCCGCCATGCAACCAGATGCAGTCAACGGGCATCTGGGGGATGTAATCACTGTAAAAAAGTGGGCTCGATGTTGAAATTGCATTCCATGAAGTGTGTAGACATGGATTGCATAATCCCGCATTGCTTGTAAGTTCTTCTAGTAAacatctttttcttcttttttctttattttctgatATTGATGCCCGACAGAACACAACAAAACATGGTGCAGGAGTATAAGGAATCATAAGAAGATGATGATCTTGCAGTCTGAGAAGCGGAGAAGGGCTGCTGTAGTCCCTTAGTAAACCTGAATCATGGCTGCAATTGTACAGCTATACCAAATTAGAATAAATTAGCTCATTAAGGGGGGGGGGGGACCTAACTGTCACTGTgaatatctatatctatatcatATACTTGAGTTAGATCAAAGGGGATGGATGATGCCAAATTTGGTTACTTTTGTAGAGAAAAGTAACAGTGTTTTTTGATAGATAGATAGAATAAGGACATATTTGCagacaaaataaacaaaatttatttgttgGATATCCATTCTTCTCGTCtatgaaaattaattagtaattacaTTTGATTTGATCAACTGTAATCTTATTTAACAATTCTTTAAAGAAATTTTGATTGGGACAAAATACACTTTGTTTGTTCAATGTTCATTTTGGAAAcaaaatcaactaaaatattttttcttttacttttcaaaatgatatttttttttaaaaatttatacaattCTTTTAAGTTTAGTGATTTAAAACAATACAATAATAAGATTGAATACATGAGAATTATctactaataaaatttattaactcacaaatttatttttgttaataaggATGTGAGGAGTTGATAAATTTTATGTCTTATTGTGTTTTGTGTTAATTgggataattattattattaatttgttatttaattttgaatatagaAACTATTATTACATTTGTAATAACTTTTCAATCtaatttaagacattttttatgtgaaaaatctgtgaatatataattttttaaaagcttAATTATATGTTTCAATTTGagtcttttatattaaatattgtcgGAACTTTAAATTGTTTCATATGAAATtggttaaattttagttatttgaagCTTTTCTTCCATTAACAAAAACGTGTGCATGTTatcttattttagttttttttaattaatttattacgttttttaaatgaaataatatatatagaaaaatcttaaacttatatattaagatttatGCTTCCAATTTGTTAAGGTTGATTTAGATAACtacaaaaatttataatcttatagaagatttgagaaatttaaaaaaagataaattttgtatttatttttaaattactatataattaataacaataacatttatttcgaattaaatattttttctaattaaaacatgttattttaaattaaattaaataaataatttgatataattgGAAGTTATATATTGAGGCCGGCTCGGTTCTGTTTGTGTATAGATAGATACTTGTTCTGACCCGCAAGTGAAGGATTGCATCTTCCTCGAACTATATaggtctctctctctctctagcaTAGCAATGAATGGATTTCTTCTTACTTCTTAGAAACCCTAATATATGAATCTTTGAAGAAATTCTCTCTATCTAAAACTTGGTTTTCCTTCCCATCTCAACACAtcgatagatagatagatattcTCAATGGCGGTTCCAGCGGTCGACTTTCCGATCGTATTCGTAGTGAGAGTCATCGGGACCATAGTCACCGCCCTGGTTCTTATTTGGACAGTGCATTTCAGAGGAGGATTAGCTCTCGTATCCGATAACAAGGATCTCATTTTCAATGTAATTTCTACCTTCTTTTTCATCTGTTTCTAGAAGATCAGTTGATCAAAAAAAAAGTTGTCTCTTTTTCACCAATTCTGATTGGGTATCATCCAAATTTCCTCCTCGCAGGTACATCCTGTTCTAATGGTTTTTGGGCTTGTTATATTGAACGGCGAAggtattattttcttaaatttttgttGAATATGGTATTATGATATGATCCTAATATTTTGGTAAATATATTAATGGTGCAACAGCCATTCTAGCATACAAATCAGTTTCAGGAACAAGGAGCTTTAAAAAACTAGTACATCTCGTATTACAGATGATTGCATTCTGCTTGAGCCTAATTGGTGGATGGGCTGCTCTGAAATTTCACAATGACAAGGGAATCGACAACTTCTACAGCCTTCACTCATGGCTAGGTCTTGCTTGTCTTTTCTTATTTGGTCTTCAATGGGCAGCTGGCTTTGTAACATTTTGGTATCCTGGTGGGTCTGGAAAGACCAGATCCAGCCTCTTGCCCTGGCATGTCTTTCTTGGtggttttatttatgtattggCTGTGGTTACTTGCATAACGGGTATTCTTGAAAAGGCTACCTTCCTACAGGGAAGCAAGGTCATATCTCGCTATTCCAACGAGGCTATTCTACTCAACTGTCTTGGAGTGTTGATTTTTGTTCTTGGAGGGTTTGTTATTCTTGCACTTATTGCTCCTTTAACAGCTAGTAAACGACTCCCTCTGAAAGAATAGTAGTAAGTAGTTTAAGTTGGTCAGATCAACAATATCATATCACTAGTAGTATACTTCCATTCTTAAATTATGTAATGGACAACATTTCAAATAAGGCACCATCAATGCCAAACAAAAAACAGTCTTCAGTAATTAAGAGACACTCTACTGCTATTCAATCAATGCAAAGTGAATTTACCCAAAATGTATCTCCAGCCATTGATACCTCTTTAAACCCCGAAGTAACTAGTCTTATAATAACAAATGTTTGTTTAAACCCAAAGTAACTattcttattctttttataaCAATGTTTGTTTAAACCCCCAAAGTAACAAATGTTTGTTTAAACTCCAAAGTAGATCAAGATGGAATAATTTTGATTTCAGATTGTTTTCATATTCATACTTGGggagtttgtttgtttgttttttttcttttctccaaCAAAGTTGTCAGATTTAGTGAATAGATAACCATTCTTAATtatgtttgtataaaatattagaGGAGTAATATTGGGGATGGAATTTGATAACATTATCTTAttccttaaaaataataaaaagtgtgagaaaaagagaaagaaattgTTTTAACTACgtcattcaaaattatattgtaACTTATATTTTGCACCcataatcttttatatatatatatatatataatatatatatatatatataaatataaatataattataattataatgttaaaGTCAATTTTCTCTCATActctttatttcttaattaaatttaagattttaaatattataaatattttattttatatttttttatttctaattattttatcccttatttattatatatatatactctcactaatcataaaatatatattttattattaataatttatatatatatatatattattttatttttcatcattaactttatataaatacattttatcttttattatacattttttttatcattatatatatatatataatattttatttattaacataaataattttttgattaatataaaaattaactaattggtaataaatattaaatacaaaatatatatacatacataaaataataaaattattttaacaatttcaaGTACTCTAGCGGTTAAAATGTTCACATTTTATGCTTGAGACCATGGGTgacacaacttttaaacaaatgatacgAGACATCTAAAagtgtgatgtcggaattagtAGTTGGTTTGATGAGCATTTGAATGTGCGTGGTGGGTGAGTTGTCGTGTGTGAAGTcggaattattggttggtttggagagcatttgaaagtgtgaggtcacgaaatgAAAGTCGAGTaagggtggtttgtcgagtgtgagttcagaattagttgttggtttatagagcatttgaaagtgtgaggtcacgacattaaagtcgggtggtgggtggtttgtcgagtgtgaggtcagaattagttgttaggggtgatgggtggtttatcgagtgtgagatcagaattagtggttggtttggcgagcatttgaaaatgtgaggttaGATGGAGGTTAGgggtgggtggtttatcgagtgtgaggtcgaaattagtggttggtttggcaagcatttgaaagtgtgaggtcacgagatggaggacGGGTGGTGGatagtttgtcgagtgtgaggtcggaattagttgttggtttgacgagtatttgaaagtgtgaggtcataagATGGAGGtcggtggtgggtggtttgtcgagtgtgaggtcggaattagtggttggtttgacgagcatttaaaagtgtgaggtcactagatggaggtcaggtggtgggtaatttatcgagtgtgaggtcagaattattggttggtttggcgagtatttgaaagtgtgaggtcacgagatggagatcGGGTGgtatgtggtttgtcgagtgtgaggtcgaaattaagATTGGATGTTGAGTTTGACGAAATATAAGAGATCAATTGaagtcgactaagattggtgggtggttcCCCGATGGGataaaaaagatatatgaaaaaatgtgagtcacaagatgatggtcaattgatgGATTAAGTGGGGTGTcgaaggataaaatatatgttaatattaagtttaagattaaacttaaattttaccaactaaaaccaattttaaattaattatttttgtataatattaattttatctaaaaaatttagataaataatattttaaatatatttttgttcgtgcctatattttaattaaattgtgttAATTTTGTAGAAAAAGATGAAGATATACATTGCATATCAAACAAGGCTTAGGTACAATTAGAAATCAAACCCCAAAACAATAATCCAAACAGATCTTAAAGGGATCGCTTCGTTGCCCCTATGTGATTAAGAAACCTAGCATTTTACTAGTTGTAACTTCGAAGGTACATTTTTTTGGGTTAAGTCGTAGTTGATATTTCTTGATTCATTGCAGGAATTTCTCGAGGTTTAGGACATGTCCTTCTCgatcattatatttaaaaatcatgTCATCGACATATATTTCtacttccttgtggatcatacATATCACGAAGAATCATGATTGCCCTTTGATAGGTGGCTCCCATATTTTTAAGACCGAAAGACATGGTCCTATAACAGAAGGT is part of the Impatiens glandulifera chromosome 1, dImpGla2.1, whole genome shotgun sequence genome and encodes:
- the LOC124920977 gene encoding transmembrane ascorbate ferrireductase 2-like yields the protein MAVPAVDFPIVFVVRVIGTIVTALVLIWTVHFRGGLALVSDNKDLIFNVHPVLMVFGLVILNGEAILAYKSVSGTRSFKKLVHLVLQMIAFCLSLIGGWAALKFHNDKGIDNFYSLHSWLGLACLFLFGLQWAAGFVTFWYPGGSGKTRSSLLPWHVFLGGFIYVLAVVTCITGILEKATFLQGSKVISRYSNEAILLNCLGVLIFVLGGFVILALIAPLTASKRLPLKE